Proteins encoded in a region of the Prochlorothrix hollandica PCC 9006 = CALU 1027 genome:
- a CDS encoding methyl-accepting chemotaxis protein: MLNQHEGQMKLRHWILMGYAIPVVALILSAGITASNVRKVRGFAEEVERAQKVNEFISAVGIEIQISSRDTRGYLLDPNPLSLTSFQTAIDHYETALADMKDYIRDTDQQQNWESLAQQSQDLTIVNQQLLDIAGQGKTAEAIQLWKADGGRDLAEGVTQTLETMQAKQHEIIIAATESQDAALISLQRLVLGLSGGSVVFSILTGAWIINKTSRQMIDSSAGIASATTEIAATVEQQERTAQQQAASVNETTTTMDELGASSRQSAEQAEAAAAGARQALNMAEAGTRAVDRTLQGMDTLMVKVQAISDQILRLSEQTSQIGNISGLVSDLANQTNMLALNAAVEAVRAGEHGKGFAVVSGEIRKLADQSKGSAEKINALVQDIQNAINSTVMATDEGSKTVEEGVRIAQETSTAFAGVTDAVNNVVLNSQQISLNVKQQSTAIQQVVTAMNSLNTAARENTTGLSQVRQGTQSLNQAALTLKGLV, translated from the coding sequence ATGTTGAACCAACACGAAGGTCAAATGAAGTTACGCCACTGGATCTTAATGGGTTATGCCATACCAGTTGTTGCCTTGATCCTGTCAGCGGGCATAACGGCTTCTAATGTCAGAAAAGTTAGGGGTTTTGCGGAAGAAGTGGAACGGGCGCAAAAGGTCAATGAGTTTATCAGTGCTGTGGGCATCGAGATACAGATCAGCTCCCGCGACACCCGGGGCTATTTACTCGATCCCAATCCGCTTTCCCTCACCTCTTTCCAAACCGCGATAGATCACTATGAAACAGCCCTCGCGGACATGAAGGATTACATCAGAGACACTGATCAACAACAGAATTGGGAGAGCTTAGCACAACAGTCGCAGGATCTCACGATCGTTAACCAACAACTCTTAGATATAGCGGGTCAAGGTAAAACAGCGGAGGCCATTCAACTCTGGAAAGCAGATGGGGGCAGAGACCTGGCAGAAGGGGTGACCCAAACCTTAGAGACGATGCAAGCCAAGCAGCATGAAATTATCATAGCGGCAACGGAGAGCCAAGATGCGGCCCTAATCAGCCTACAACGGCTAGTGCTGGGATTATCAGGGGGATCCGTGGTTTTCTCCATCCTCACAGGGGCTTGGATTATTAATAAAACCTCCCGGCAAATGATTGATTCCTCCGCTGGTATTGCCAGTGCCACGACGGAAATTGCAGCCACGGTGGAACAACAGGAACGCACGGCCCAACAGCAAGCGGCCTCCGTCAATGAAACCACCACCACCATGGATGAATTGGGGGCTTCTTCCCGTCAGTCGGCGGAACAGGCGGAAGCGGCGGCGGCGGGTGCCCGTCAAGCCTTGAACATGGCAGAGGCGGGGACTCGGGCCGTCGATCGCACCCTCCAGGGCATGGATACCCTCATGGTGAAAGTTCAGGCTATTTCCGACCAAATTCTGCGCCTCAGTGAGCAAACCAGCCAAATTGGTAATATCTCTGGTCTCGTCAGCGACTTGGCTAACCAAACCAATATGCTGGCCCTCAATGCCGCCGTGGAAGCGGTGCGAGCGGGGGAACATGGTAAAGGGTTTGCGGTGGTTTCTGGGGAAATCCGCAAGCTGGCGGATCAAAGCAAAGGATCCGCTGAAAAAATCAATGCCCTGGTGCAGGACATTCAAAATGCCATTAATTCAACGGTCATGGCCACTGACGAAGGGTCTAAAACCGTGGAGGAAGGGGTACGCATTGCCCAGGAAACCTCAACGGCCTTTGCGGGGGTGACAGATGCCGTCAATAACGTGGTGCTCAATAGCCAGCAAATTTCCCTCAATGTCAAACAACAGTCCACGGCCATTCAGCAGGTGGTGACGGCAATGAACAGCCTCAATACGGCTGCCCGCGAGAACACCACGGGTCTCAGCCAAGTGCGCCAGGGCACCCAGAGCTTGAACCAAGCTGCCTTAACCTTGAAAGGTCTAGTTTAA